attgatacacaattgtcacaaaagtcaccaagcaatgctagtgacggtttgtttgtaagagggaggtcacaagagaaaggttccactagtgggagtggaaacaagggtaaaggaaggtccaagtccgtgaggccaaacaaaaataagtcttgtaactattgcaagcttaagggccacatcaagaaggattgttggaagcttaagagaaagctagaagaagaggcaagggaaggaactagcaatgccaatgctagttacgtgaatgatagtgatgatggcgatgttcttgttgccactcatgagtacaaaggtaataatgaatggattcttgattcggggtgcacattccacatgactcccaacaaaactttcttccatacatttgaaagtgttgatgggggaaatgttaccatgggaaacaacaccacatgtaaggttgttgggattgggagcattaaaattaaaatgtttgatgggattgtgaggaccttaaccgatgtaaggtatgtcccgggcttgaaaaagaatcttttatctttgggtactcttgataagatcgggtgtagaatcacttgtgaaggtggagttatgaaggtagccaagggttcactagtggtgatgaaggggaggttgaatgggagtttgtatgctcttcaaggttcaaccattcttggctcggcgaatgtatccacaagcacaatgtccgatcgtgacaccaaactttggcacttaaggcttggtcacatgagcgaaagagaacttgtgcaggtcgtcctcaacaaaatggtgttgcggagaggatgaataaaacgttattggaaagggcaagatgcatgctaaatcaagcaaatttggggaaacaattttgggccgaagcggtggctacggcatgttatttgatcaaccgttcacctcataccgccttgaagttcaagtcgccacaagaggtatggtacaacactccggtaaactattctagtcttagaatctttggttgtccagcttatattcatgtaaatgatggtaagttagaacctagggctagaaaaggtatctttgtggggtatggagtgggtgtaaaggggtatagggtatggtgtaatgattcaaagaaaattattgtttctagagatgttgtttttgatgaagatagcatgcttatatctaatgttgaaaaaccttttaataatgatgataatgaagcacaagtagaggttgaatcctccaatattgataatgagaaaaatgatgatgttcaacaaaggtctcctcctttgtccacaactaggcaaagaaggaagatcgtggctccaaggaggtacattgaagagtgtgattatgttgtttatgctctcaacattgctagcgaagtcgaagggttaaatgaaccaagtacgtacaaggaggctatggcctcaaatgactcaagcaagtggttgattgctatgaaacaagagatggaatctcttgcgaacaatggaacttgggatatcgttgttgcaccaaagaaaaagaagattgtggggtgcaagtggatattcaagaggaaggagggtccttctagtgatattcctcccatctacaaagcaagggttgttgcaaagggatactctcaaattgagggtattgattttcacgaagttttctctccggtcgtgaaacactcttctattagggcattgcttgctttggtggcgatggaggatttggagttacatcaattggatgtaaagacggcttttcttcacggtgagcttgaagaagaaatctttatgaagcaaccggaaggttttgaggtagccggtaaggataatcatgtgtgtagattgaagaggtcattgtatgggttgaagcaatctccaaggcaatggtacaaaaggtttgattcctttatgatttcacatgattttgttagaagttcttatgatagctgtgtttatcttaagaaatttgaagatggttctttactatatttgctcttatatgttgatgatatgctagtagcatgtagctctttgcttaaggtggaggacttgaaagagtttctttcaagtgaatttgatatgaaagatcttggtgaagccaagaagattcttgggatggagattttgagagatcgggctaagggtgtcttataccttagtcaaaggaagtacattgagaaagttgttcaacgtttctccatggatgatgctaaaggtgtgtctactcctcttgcttctcatttcaaattgtccaagaatttgtgtccacaaacaaaagaggaagaagagcaaatggtaagaattccatacactagtgccgttggtagcgttatgtatgctatggtatgctctaggcccgacattgctcatgcggtgagtttggtgagtagatatatgtctaatccgggtaagggacattgggaggcactaaaatggctattgaggtatttgaaagatacttcaaatgtttgtctcatgtatgggaaaaattcaagtgagctaaccgggttttgtgactcggattatggtggtgatctagataatagaaagtccacaagtgggttcgtgtttactttgggtggttcggcgattagttggcaatcatctttgcaagatgtggttgctctttctacaacctaagcggagtacatagccgtggccgagtcattcaaggaagcaaaatggcttaaaggtcttgttggtgaaatgtgcaataaggtgtgtgaggtaagtgtgcattgtgatagtcaaagtgcaatacatttggctagaaatcaaaatacatttcatagaaggtccaagcacattgatattaagtataactttatccgggatgaagttgagcacaaaagggtgttattgaagaaaattgacactacggaaaatccggccgacatgatgacaaagtcattacctactaccaagtttgagttatgtgttgacttggtaggtttagctccttgcttgagataatgccctcttgggcattttgaggtgtgtatgttttttgaatatgaagtggattgatgaaagttgtgacttgggtgaactcaagtcaaggtggagattgttatgaatggtagtatactaatgtgattataaatgatagtatactaatgtgtgacttgagtgcacattaaagggttgaattcatgtgtgtgactcttgagttgtgaaatccaaaagggtgtaataaggtgaagagtattcatgggaattattggtgttaatgaagattaaggtgaagagtctcatgtgtgtgactcttgagataatgccttttcaagttcttagagttatttcatagtattcattaccctaaattaactatgtatttatgtgagccattcatcttcaagtacctagcactataaatagggctctcatacccacacttcaagtatgtaaaaacacatcaaacacaacccttaagccaaacacatagcctattgttgttatctctatctcaattgtaattcttcatattgaagtgttgtttgtattcatttgatataatataaacataactacacaccacggaggacgtagccatcattgggtgaacctccttaaatttttgtgtccttgtttgttactttgtcaaacttatttttgctcattgttgtttgttcttaacatcgtaagtatttggcgatcgttttcaatttcaaagaataaaaaCCTACCAGACTTGATTTGCTATTTATCATTTGGTACTGTTTTTAGTGTTTACGATAACATCACAGCTCATTGCACAGCTCTAAACCCTTATCCAGCCCGCCCCTTGTATATTAAATAAGGCCCGTTTGTAACCTGCCCCGTATTCAGCCCACCCCActttaaacccttaaaattaagGGTTGGATCCGGGGCTCCGGCCCATTGCACAACTCTATTTGTATTGtttgttaaaataaaagatacaaataaagttatttgtatcttttatttTGACAAATGACACaaataattatcattttaacaaatgatacaaataatatttatttgtatGGTTTGTGTTAACAAACGATATAAATAGTACTTAATTATTAGTGacattacttattttttttctagatcCGACTCTACTCTCACTTATTATTAAACTTTGAGTCAAATGATTTTGTTAAAATCTCTTGCAGAATGAGGGATTATTGATTATTAGTGGATTAGTACTCCTATCTCTAATATGGGTATGTGTATAATATATTATCCTTTGAATTTACATCATTATACTAAATTACTCATGTGTTTTTAGGtgaaatatgaaaatataaataataaatacaaaagaGATTGTATTGtgtgaaattttttaaataaagttgaAATATGTGAATGAAATGAGACAAATTAAAAGGGAGGAAGAAAGTATATATAGTTTGACCTTGATTTTGAAAGATTGAACATTTGTCTTTTTTGATTTAAGGGTATACTAAAAATtgagaagaaataaattatttttataaatagtgAGAATCATTTAAGGGGAAAGGATCTATACGTATTTTCTCGTTAGCTAGTCCCGTATCCCATCTGGCAATAGAATGGGCAAGGGAGTTGCCATTACAAGCAacaaaactacaacaaaatccATTCAACCTAGAGACATgcgaaaaaaaatacaatcataaAGCAAATGAATAGGAGAAAGGTCGAACGCCCTTTTATCAATCGCTCTAACCACATTCATAGAGTCGCCTTCTAGATGAACAAGGCAATACCCGAACCGGATAGCAATCTCCAAACCAAAAAGGACGGCAGCAGCCTCACTAATCTCAAGGGACCATAATGCCTTCACCCGCCGAATGCCAACCAACAAGAGTTTATTTGAATTGTCTCTAAAAACCATACCCAAACCTCGATCAGTCCTACTAGAGACAtgaatatcaaaattaatattcaCCCAAGAATCAAGAGGAAGACTCCAAAAACTAAATCTCAAAAGATGATCACGGGGAATAAGAAACTTTGTAGCATAAGCATTATAATCTCGAACTATATTGTGAAATTTAGTCGTTAAGCTCACAGGATCAAACTTCTCATCAGTGAAAATCTCTTTGTTTTTCAAGAACCAAGTCTCCCACATAGTAGGGCAAAACGAAAGAAAAAAGTCCTCCGAAGAGTGATCATGAATCTAAAGAAGAAACTCGAGCATAGAAGACCTAGGCGAGCCTCTTTTATCACTGCAGAAGCAAAAAAGTGAGACCAAATGGGAGCATTATTGTGACAGTCAACCAAAGCAAATTTATTATGTTTAATTCATAATTCATGGTTATATcactatttaaaaatttatttgaaataaaaaccTCATAATCACAACTTacttaaaagtaatttttaatttattaattttgttttgttattaattttgattgattaaattattatgttagcaaatttttaattttaatgttgtATCATTACTGTTAGATACTtagattattaaattttatgctATATTGTTGATAGTATACTTTTAATTCAGTTATTATATGTTATAATGTTAGCAAATTTAtttgaaagtgaaaaaaaagacaacaaacacaataacttttaaagagaaaaaaagggGTTTTGGATAAATTTTATGTTATAAGGTTAGTTTTATGTTATAATGTTAGCAAATTTATTCGAAGgtggaaaacaaaaaaaaaaaaaaaacaacgaACACAATAATTTTAAGAGAGACAAAAAGAGGTTATGGATGAATTTGTGTTATAGATACAAGTTAGggcccaaaaaatatttttcgtcGCAGCCCCAAAAGGTTCAGGGCCGGCCTTGGTTACGAACATGGCTGTCGATTAGCAAGGGTAAAGCGGGCTACTATCCAGGGCCCCGAATTTTTTAAGgcctaaaaaatttaatttgacatTCGagtgatattaatttgaattaaatttagatgtagtttatattttttttgctaaataatatgaattattggtgcttattttataaattaattcaaacatcaacaattaaaaacaaaagaatgtattaatttgattttttttttttgaaattcctCCCCCTCTTGTGCACGCACATGAAGGGTTGGTTTTTTCTCCTTTGGTACTTTCCTGTATTATTTGATCTtagattatataaaaatttcattttccCAAAAAAGGTAATAATTGAACTATATTAGATCATACTAAGTTTTgaatatttggtttttttgtgGTGGACaactgtctttttttttttttttttacacatgATAACCCATTTTAAAGAGTTTATTTATTGACATAAAGAAATGTTGTAATCacccatcatcatcatacttgtatctcatttatataaaaataaaattatgatcaagatatgaggaggaaaaaaaaaaacgacaactcatacctataaagaaGAATATGGTTAAAGAGTCTCTCCACTCAAGAAAAATATTCGAAATGAGTGAACCTGTATCTATCTGGAAGCCTACAACTTACAACACATGTTgaccattaaaaaaataaaaataaataaataaataaataaaaataaaaaattttaaaattttttaaattttttttaaaaaataattttacttaggttaaattcaattaaaaaatttaaatcaagaaaTTAGATTTAAGAGATTAGAATGAATCAAATATACCTATAATTTGACTTGTTCAATTTTGCGAATTGCATTTTTAAACTTCATACCTGGAGTAGCTGAAAGCAAAGATTTCGATCAGCTTACTGAGAATTTTCCATCCGTGTATACATTGTTTAATGTATTGTAACAATGTTACACAtacgaaataaaaaaaataaaaaataaaaattaggcataaaaaaatataaaatataaaataaaatatacaataaaaaataaaaataaaaataaataaaaatttaaaaaataaaaatagaacaaataaaaaacttatatttacTAATTTCTACTCCTATGTGAAATTTCTAAAGATTTCGGTCAATTCCCTTAAAATTCTCCAACCGTATTTACATTTTGTTGATGTATAGTATACAATGCTACACAAACGAAATctaaaaacatgaaaaataaaaaaaaaaacaaataaacaaataaaaaataaaaaaaataaaaacaaaaaataagacatagaaaaataaaaaataacctaGGTTTACTATTTACtaaattaaatttcattaaaaattttcaactaaaaaaaaatcaaatggatgAAATTAGAATAAATCAAATCTATGTACTTTTTGACTTTTTCAATCTCGCGAATTGCACTCTTTAACTTCATACcaaaaaataaaagcaaaaattTCGGAGAATTCTTTGAGAATTATCCAACTGTAATTACATTCTTTGTTGTATTGTAACAAAGTTACACAAAAGAAATTGTTAGATCGATTCATTTAGGTTATAATTTAGGTTATTTAGGTCGAATTCAGAAACTAAACAATGGCGGAATTTGAtgatttgataaagaaaaatatttctcGTCGGTATTTAATGAAAGAAGTTCTTGGTGAAGGTACCTATGGTGTCGTCTACAAAGCCTACGATACCCAGGTTCATTATGTTACAACAATTTTTCATCTTCGACTACcctattttttcatttaatttgttatttatgATCGTTTTAATCATTCAATTGATTCTATGCAGTTGAATTATAATGTTGCAATCAAGAAAATTCGTCATGGGAAGCGAAGGGAAGGTGTGAATTTCACCGCATTAAGAGAAATCAAGTTATTGAAAGAACTTGATGAtccaaacataattaaaatgatAGATGTTTACTCTCATAAGAGAAATTTATATCTTGTATTTGAGTTTATGGAGAGTGATCTTGAAGGTGTTCTTCGAGATCCGAATATAATACTATCTCCTGCTGATATTAAATCTTATTTACAAATGACACTCAAAGCACTTGCGTTTTGTCACAAGAAATACATCTTGCAcaggtattttttttattatttgcaaTCACTGACCTTGAATTCATACTTTCTGGTTTAAActatttgattgatttttcGATTGATTGGAAAATTTGTAGAGATATGAAGCCAAACAATTTGTTGCTAGCAGCGGATGGACAACTTAAACTTGGAGATTTTGGTTTATCGCGTATTTTTGGTGGTCCGGAGCGTAGGTTCACCCATGCAGTAAGTATTAATAATGGAGATCATTAATATCCTTTTAATTTAAATGAAGTTATAGTATTAGAAAGATAAATTAGTTAGGAATTACACTTGTATATGTGCTTGTTCTAGTATAAAAATACGATTTTAGTCATGGTCACGGTAACGGTCACTAAACAGATTTTATGgtcaatatattattttgtggacaATGCAACCTATATTTCGGTCGCGCTAAATTCAAAACGTTTATAATACGGTTGCGATACGGTGATAtgaccttgtttttgcactagaGTGCTGGTTTCTGGTTGAATAACTCATTGTGAAATAGTtcggttttttattttaattactcCGTCGCATTAAAACTATCTGATTTCTATTTTGGCTATGACGTAGACATTTTCTTCGATTTTACtccatatattaaaataatgtaTCTTTTCATGTCATCAGTACATTTTAAATGAGACTGAGGGAGTATTTTATCTTTAAGACATtctctttttaaaggtttttgctAGGTGGTACAGAGCACCTGAGCTCCTATTTGGCGCAAAACGATATGGTCCTGCAGTTGATATCTGGGGTGCTGCTTGTATCTTTGCAGAACTTATGTTGAGAAGACCATTTCTACCGGTTAGCTATATGTTCCTTCTATATCTTGGATGTTTGAGGTGCTTTTTCGGGTCATCTGGTTGATTTCAGACTGGGTATTTTGTGTTAAATCGATGTGtccatattattttttacataattgtaaatcatttttaaactcGGGTCAAATTGAATTCGGTTATAAGGTCGGATAAAACACCTCTACCTATATGAGATCTATATTTTTGGAATTGATGTCAAAAGTGgagcaaaaattgacaaatttttaaagtttgtgTGCAATTTAAAGAATTATGATATTTCCAAAGACTCCGGTATTGTCCGTATAGATCTAAGTATCCACAAGACTTGGAGTTTGGTGCTTTAAATCCCATTTTCCTTTAGTAACTCAACTGATAGGGTGTCATAGATTGATTAATTATAGTCATGCAAGCATAGTAGACTATTAGAACAAGAAATGTTATACATCTATAAAAGGGTTCATGACTTCTTAAAACTTGGGTAGTTGTTGGCTTGTTGCTCTAAAAATCTTGGTCTTATTTCTTTGAAACATTAATCTTGGTGCTAGTTTCAAAGATATTTTATCAGATGAAAGCCAATGGAAACCTTTATGTTGTATTTGAACCatgatttcatttaaaaattcagTATTTGGCAGCTCAAATAACTCAAGTTTGTATTTGAGTCAATTTTACCCTTGTTTCTATATTTGAACGGGATCGAAATAATTAATGACTAAATTAGGATTAGTCCAATGATATGTCCAATGACTAACTCAAGTTTGCCatttaattatatcaaaatgTCTGTTATGCTTTCTTAGGATTCATATTGGTTGAAATTTTCAGCTATCTTGGTAGGAATTTGCTATTTTTATTTCCCATCCAGTAAATTCCTTTTTTTCCACAAGGAATTGTGATGTCTTTCTATGGGATCGCGGGCCTCTTTATTAGCTCCTTTTGTGGTGTGCAATTTCGTGGAATGTAGGTAGTGGTTATGATCTTTTCAAATAAAAGAAGGAATAGTATGTATTTTTCGTTGGGGATTTCCTCGAAAAAATCGTCACATCTTTTTCCGATATCTTATAAAGGATATCCAATCTATTAGAATAGAACTTAAAGAGGGTATTTCTGCTCGTCGTGTTCTTTATCTGGAAATTAGAGGCCAGGGAGCCATTCCTTTGACGCGTACTGATGAAAATATGATTCCACGAGAAATTGAACAAAAAGTTGCTGAATTGGCCTATATTTTGCGTGTACCAATTGTGGTATTTTGAAAGAGAAAGTGATTCTGCCACGTATTCATGGACAGGCAGGAATTGCTTTGCTTTCACTTTTCGCAATTTCAATAGCCGTAAAcactcttttttttcttcagtgGACTCTTTTTTCTATTTCTGTATTCTTTTGCGAGTCAAGGACTAATTAGCACTATCAAATCacaaaaaaacaaagaagaGATTCATGGATTCGATACACGGGAATAGAATTCatgtttgataaaaatattagaTCGCAGAACGTCGACAAACGCGACAGGTTCATTAACAATTTatagatgaaaaataaaatggaaaaaaaaatatttattcctTTTCTATATCTTATATCTATAGTATTTTTACCCTGTGGATCTCTTTATCATTTCAAAAAAGTCTGGAATCTTGGGTTACTAATTGGTGGAATACTACGCAATCAGAAACTTTTTTAAACGACATTCAAGAAAATAATCTTCTAGAAAAATTCATCGAATCAGAGGAGCTTCACTTGTTGGACGAAATGATAAAGGAATAGCCGGAAACACATCTACAAAAGCTCCGTATAGGAATCCACAATGAAACCATTCAATTGATCAAAATGCACAATGCGGATTGTATCCACATGATTTTGCACTTCTCGACGAATTTAATCTGTTTTCTTATTCTGAGCGGTTATTCTATTCTGGGAAAAAACAAACTTATTCTTCTTAACTCTTGGG
This Amaranthus tricolor cultivar Red isolate AtriRed21 chromosome 13, ASM2621246v1, whole genome shotgun sequence DNA region includes the following protein-coding sequences:
- the LOC130798314 gene encoding cyclin-dependent kinase D-1-like, yielding MAEFDDLIKKNISRRYLMKEVLGEGTYGVVYKAYDTQLNYNVAIKKIRHGKRREGVNFTALREIKLLKELDDPNIIKMIDVYSHKRNLYLVFEFMESDLEGVLRDPNIILSPADIKSYLQMTLKALAFCHKKYILHRDMKPNNLLLAADGQLKLGDFGLSRIFGGPERRFTHAVFARWYRAPELLFGAKRYGPAVDIWGAACIFAELMLRRPFLPGSSDIDQLGKIFAAFGTPMANQWPDMACLPGYVQFQCVSAPPIRTLFPMASDDALDLLLKMFAYDPKARITAQQALQHRYFTSQPAATPPNSLPRHRYSKVPKSNPNDGPCVLSPPRKHRRVKK